A genomic window from Capsicum annuum cultivar UCD-10X-F1 unplaced genomic scaffold, UCD10Xv1.1 ctg79517, whole genome shotgun sequence includes:
- the LOC107865005 gene encoding uncharacterized protein LOC107865005 translates to MESLDISISLDLSEFLDEEDEELEKVCREQEEEWMTLCQLTGKYVLTYCEKYLCKEPCRTSKRSGHIFIQELLRGNETRCYENFRLKKAVFIDLSNDLTEKYGLKATRGISTHEILGMFLMVCAHEAGNRMIKEVFNILERRWEGSDHDNRIFREALCRQELNFPHPLENKYYLVDSGYSHTKGYMAPYRRDNVRYHLSDFRRGATRQLREPKGGIEKFNYLHSSCRNIVERTFGVWKARWSILHDMPYYNIDTQRDIVIVTMAIHNYIRKNCNVDNAFQVAENERYIPSVDFDVGSTSTANNMDGENMSEESNVH, encoded by the exons ATGGAAAGTTTGGATATTAGCATATCTCTTGATTTAAGTGAATTtttagatgaagaagatgaagaattagaaaaagtTTGCCGAGAGCAAGAAGAGGAGTGGATGACTTTGTGTCAACTAACAGGTAAATATGTTTTGACGTATTGCGAAAAGTACTTATGTAAGGAGCCTTGTCGTACATCAAAGCGCTCCGGACATATATTTATTCAAGAGCTATTACGAGGAAATGAAACTCGTTGTTATGAGAATTTTCGATTGAAGAAAGCGGTGTTTATTGATTTATCCAATGACTTAACAGAAAAATATGGGCTTAAAGCCACTCGTGGAATTTCTACACACGAAATTTTAGGCATGTTTTTGATGGTTTGTGCACATGAAGCGGGAAATCGAATGATAAAAGAAGTTTTCAACATTCTGGAGAGACG ATGGGAAGGATCAGATCATGACAATCGTATATTTCGTGAGGCTCTTTGTAGACAAGAACTCAACTTTCCACATCCATTggaaaataaatattatctagTTGATTCTGGATATTCCCACACGAAGGGATACATGGCTCCTTACAGAAGAGATAATGTGAGGTATCACCTTTCTGACTTTCGGCGTGGTGCAACACGACAATTACGGGAGCCAAAGGGAGGcattgaaaaatttaattatttgcaTTCTTCTTGTAGAAATATAGTAGAACGTACATTTGGTGTATGGAAAGCGAGGTGGTCCATTTTGCACGACATGCCTTACTATAACATTGACACTCAAAGGGATATCGTAATTGTTACTATGGCCATTCATAATTACATTAGAAAGAACTGCAATGTGGATAATGCGTTTCAAGTAGCTGAGAATGAAAGATACATCCCATCGGTTGATTTTGATGTAGGCTCAACTTCAACGGCTAACAATATGGACGGCGAAAATATGAGTGAGGAAAGTAATGTGCATTAG